From Haloarcula rubripromontorii, the proteins below share one genomic window:
- a CDS encoding adenylyltransferase/cytidyltransferase family protein: MTRVVAQGTFDILHPGHVHYLADAADMGDELHVIVARSVNVTHKEPPVVPDEQRREMVSALKPVDEAHLGHPEDIFVPIERIEPDIIALGYDQHHDDEQLEAALSARGIDCEIRRASPLEAEAADRLLSTGRIIDRIVDERSE; the protein is encoded by the coding sequence GTGACCCGGGTCGTCGCACAGGGCACGTTCGATATCCTGCACCCGGGCCACGTCCACTATCTCGCGGACGCCGCAGACATGGGCGACGAACTCCACGTCATCGTCGCCCGCTCGGTCAACGTCACCCACAAGGAGCCGCCAGTGGTCCCGGACGAGCAGCGACGGGAGATGGTCAGCGCACTCAAACCGGTCGACGAGGCACATCTCGGCCATCCCGAGGATATCTTCGTCCCAATTGAACGCATCGAACCGGACATCATCGCGCTGGGCTACGACCAGCACCACGACGACGAGCAACTCGAAGCGGCCCTGTCCGCCCGGGGTATCGACTGTGAAATACGCCGGGCCAGCCCGCTGGAAGCCGAGGCGGCTGACCGGCTCCTGTCGACAGGCCGGATTATCGACCGGATTGTCGACGAGCGCAGCGAGTGA
- a CDS encoding pyridoxal phosphate-dependent aminotransferase, which produces MTMDFASRVERVEPSATLAISNKAAELEAEGKDVVDLSVGEPDFDTPENIKDAAKDALDAGHTGYTSSNGIPELKEAIADKLHEDGLTQYGPDNLIVTPGGKQALYEIFQTVIDDGDEVALLDPAWVSYEAMAKLAGGTLTRVDTAAHDFQLEGALDDLADAVSDETELLVVNSPGNPHGAVYSREAMEGVRDLAVEHDITVISDEIYKEITYDGVEAVSLGTLEGMEDRTITLNGFSKAYSMTGWRLGYFAAPEELVSQAGKVHSHSVSCAVNFVQHAGVEAITNTDDAVEEMRQAFAERREFLMGLFEDHGVHVPEPQGAFYMMPEIAPDGDDTEWCDQAISEAQVATVPGTAFGTPGYARISYANSKERLQEAVDRLAEADLI; this is translated from the coding sequence ATGACTATGGACTTCGCTTCCCGCGTCGAACGTGTAGAACCGAGCGCGACCCTCGCGATCAGCAACAAGGCCGCAGAACTGGAGGCCGAAGGCAAGGATGTCGTCGACCTGAGCGTCGGCGAACCCGACTTCGACACGCCGGAGAATATCAAAGACGCCGCCAAGGACGCACTCGACGCCGGCCATACCGGCTACACGTCCTCCAACGGCATCCCCGAACTGAAGGAAGCTATCGCCGACAAGCTCCACGAGGACGGCCTCACCCAGTACGGCCCGGACAACCTCATCGTCACGCCCGGCGGCAAGCAGGCATTGTACGAGATCTTCCAGACCGTCATCGACGACGGCGACGAAGTCGCCCTGCTCGACCCCGCGTGGGTGTCCTACGAAGCGATGGCGAAACTCGCCGGCGGCACGCTGACCCGCGTCGACACCGCCGCCCACGACTTCCAGCTCGAAGGCGCGCTCGACGACCTCGCCGACGCCGTCTCCGACGAGACGGAACTGCTCGTCGTCAACTCGCCGGGCAACCCTCACGGTGCCGTGTACTCCCGCGAGGCGATGGAAGGCGTCCGCGACCTCGCTGTCGAACACGACATCACGGTCATCTCCGACGAGATTTACAAGGAGATCACCTACGACGGCGTCGAAGCCGTCTCGCTCGGCACGCTTGAGGGCATGGAGGACCGAACAATCACGCTGAACGGCTTCTCGAAGGCGTACTCGATGACCGGCTGGCGGCTGGGCTACTTCGCGGCCCCAGAAGAACTCGTTTCACAGGCCGGGAAGGTCCACTCGCACTCGGTCTCGTGTGCAGTGAACTTCGTCCAGCACGCCGGCGTCGAGGCCATCACGAACACCGACGACGCCGTCGAGGAGATGCGACAGGCCTTCGCCGAGCGCCGCGAGTTCCTCATGGGCCTGTTCGAGGACCACGGCGTCCACGTCCCCGAACCACAGGGTGCGTTCTACATGATGCCCGAAATCGCCCCCGACGGAGACGATACCGAGTGGTGCGACCAGGCCATCTCGGAGGCGCAGGTCGCCACCGTCCCCGGGACCGCGTTCGGGACGCCCGGCTACGCCCGCATCTCCTATGCCAACAGCAAGGAGCGATTGCAGGAAGCCGTCGACCGACTGGCCGAGGCCGACCTCATCTAA
- the ribH gene encoding 6,7-dimethyl-8-ribityllumazine synthase — MVQLGLVVAQYDKHGAVIEEMEHGAYEAAADNDAEIVASIDVPGSYDTPLAADRLARRSDVDAVAVLGAIISGDTDHDQVIGNAAAQGLTDVSLDRDTPVTLGIIGPGMSQDEAEARTDKGASAVRSAIELATELEQ; from the coding sequence ATGGTGCAGCTCGGGCTGGTTGTCGCCCAGTACGACAAACACGGGGCCGTTATCGAGGAGATGGAGCACGGGGCTTACGAGGCCGCTGCCGACAACGACGCCGAGATTGTCGCGTCGATTGATGTCCCGGGGTCCTACGACACACCGCTGGCCGCTGACCGGCTCGCGCGCCGATCAGATGTCGACGCTGTCGCGGTCCTCGGTGCGATCATCAGCGGCGACACCGACCACGACCAGGTCATCGGCAACGCCGCCGCGCAGGGGCTGACCGACGTGTCCCTCGACCGCGATACCCCCGTCACGCTGGGCATCATCGGCCCGGGCATGAGCCAGGACGAGGCTGAGGCCCGAACCGACAAGGGGGCCTCGGCCGTCCGGAGCGCAATCGAACTCGCCACCGAACTCGAACAATGA
- a CDS encoding flippase activity-associated protein Agl23, which yields MAESSLLSALHDFRDRTRSWFADDPRATVKLIVAVTLLGLVLRVAALGSRVAHFDEGRVAYWALHLRDSGSFAYRYIIHGPFIQHVDSWVFTLAAPTDFTMRLPVAIVGGLLPLTALLFRRHLRSDETVFMAAFLALNPVLLYFSRFMRSDVLVAAFMFTAFGLLVRFVDTRKARYLYGAGAFMAFGFASKENAIVYVLTWFGATGLLLAKVLVLPNGYRDAVAFLRTVPGIGAIWRRVAGRVRADVGLVVTTVRSFRDRHDSAASVLAAYASHIVLAALVFGLISLFFYAPRGAGVAGIEHPPAPAASGDVNFWSGVTNPSLFPELVQTTWERVADQYSEWFSPASEKATTTETGLVESIETFYESVDGHYEVLLKALGYTAAPLLLFSVFGYAVDRLGIVEPRHLIPFAAYGGYVSILGYPIGTDIGAPWLAVHVVVPLSIPAAVGLAAVVRWGNESLSADDVTGAAIAAAIVLLVTALVVNTTVTRVYTNEHLEGNSLVQYAQPQESLRADLAEMDRIATANGNGTDLVMYHGERGDAYDGDDAYVKEDRGEWNDSWWNTRPTCLQWHNSLPLPWYYAADDVNVSCENRPDTLAEQARADQPPIIITQRIDSTVPDEQLEAAGYTPKTHRMRTKYSSNDMTVWIHESYGREPNR from the coding sequence ATGGCTGAGTCGTCCCTGCTGTCTGCCCTCCACGATTTCCGGGACCGGACCCGGTCCTGGTTCGCGGACGACCCCCGCGCCACCGTGAAGCTAATCGTCGCTGTGACGCTTCTCGGTCTCGTCCTCAGAGTCGCGGCACTCGGGAGCCGCGTCGCCCATTTTGACGAGGGCCGCGTGGCCTACTGGGCGCTGCACCTCCGCGATTCTGGGTCGTTCGCGTACCGGTACATCATCCACGGTCCGTTCATCCAGCACGTCGATAGCTGGGTGTTCACCCTCGCCGCGCCGACGGATTTCACGATGCGGCTCCCGGTCGCGATTGTCGGCGGCCTGCTTCCGCTGACAGCGCTGCTCTTTCGCCGACACCTCCGGTCCGACGAGACAGTCTTCATGGCTGCCTTTCTCGCGCTCAATCCTGTCCTCCTGTACTTCTCGCGGTTCATGCGTAGCGACGTGCTGGTCGCGGCGTTCATGTTCACCGCCTTCGGCCTGCTCGTCCGGTTTGTCGACACCCGGAAGGCGCGCTATCTCTACGGCGCCGGGGCGTTCATGGCATTCGGGTTCGCCTCGAAGGAGAACGCTATCGTCTACGTACTGACGTGGTTCGGCGCGACCGGCCTCCTGCTGGCGAAGGTACTCGTTCTCCCGAACGGCTACCGCGACGCCGTCGCCTTCCTCCGGACCGTCCCGGGTATCGGTGCCATCTGGAGACGAGTCGCTGGTCGCGTCCGGGCGGACGTCGGGCTTGTCGTCACCACCGTCCGCTCGTTCCGCGACCGTCACGACAGCGCTGCCTCCGTCCTCGCGGCGTACGCGAGTCACATCGTCCTCGCCGCGCTGGTGTTCGGCCTCATCTCGCTGTTCTTTTATGCGCCCCGCGGAGCTGGTGTCGCCGGTATCGAACATCCGCCAGCACCAGCCGCCAGCGGCGACGTAAACTTTTGGTCCGGCGTGACGAACCCATCGCTGTTCCCGGAGCTCGTCCAGACCACCTGGGAACGCGTCGCTGACCAGTACAGCGAGTGGTTCTCGCCGGCCTCGGAGAAAGCCACAACCACTGAAACGGGCCTCGTTGAGTCTATCGAGACGTTCTACGAGAGCGTCGACGGTCACTACGAGGTACTGCTGAAAGCGCTGGGGTACACCGCGGCACCGCTGCTCCTGTTTTCGGTCTTCGGGTACGCGGTCGACCGACTGGGAATCGTCGAGCCGCGTCACCTCATCCCGTTCGCGGCCTACGGCGGCTACGTCTCGATTCTGGGCTACCCAATCGGGACCGACATCGGCGCGCCGTGGCTCGCGGTCCACGTCGTCGTCCCGCTGTCGATTCCAGCCGCCGTCGGGCTTGCAGCCGTCGTCCGATGGGGGAACGAGTCGCTGTCGGCTGACGACGTGACCGGCGCTGCCATCGCCGCCGCCATCGTTCTGCTCGTCACTGCACTCGTCGTCAACACGACCGTAACGCGGGTGTACACGAACGAGCATCTGGAGGGGAACTCGCTGGTCCAGTACGCTCAGCCACAGGAGTCGCTCCGTGCGGATCTGGCCGAGATGGACCGGATCGCGACGGCTAACGGGAACGGCACCGATCTGGTGATGTACCACGGGGAGCGCGGCGACGCATACGACGGCGACGACGCGTACGTCAAGGAGGACCGCGGTGAGTGGAACGACTCGTGGTGGAACACCAGACCGACCTGCCTGCAGTGGCACAACTCGCTGCCGCTGCCGTGGTACTACGCGGCCGACGACGTGAACGTCTCGTGTGAGAATCGGCCCGACACGCTCGCCGAGCAGGCCCGGGCGGACCAGCCGCCGATAATCATCACCCAGCGGATTGACAGCACGGTCCCTGACGAACAGCTCGAAGCCGCCGGATACACGCCCAAGACTCACCGAATGCGAACGAAATACAGCTCGAACGACATGACCGTGTGGATACACGAGTCCTACGGCCGAGAACCGAACCGTTAA
- a CDS encoding 5-(carboxyamino)imidazole ribonucleotide synthase, producing the protein MTLTSPGPTVGVVGGGQLGRMLGEAAAPLGLELLVTDPTPDCPAAPVVRDQLVGDFDEAATLRELAERADYLTFEIELADPDVLERVAEETGTPVHPAPETLRTIQDKLVQKRRLSDAGVPVPEFRAVDTADDLREACAELGYPAMLKARTGGYDGRGNIRVEGPDDVEDAIDDIAGPAMVEEMVDFERELAVMGCRGADERDTFPVTETIHREEILRESVAPARASDTVRERAREVAHNVLDAMDGRGVFGIELFETSHGEILLNEIAPRPHNSGHWTIEGCHTSQFEQHLRAVTGQPLGSTDQRFPTVSTNILGDVAERQSAELRGEGSVLETPRAHLHWYGKRDVYALRKMGHVTVTADDRDGLLADARDLRDGLTFE; encoded by the coding sequence ATGACGCTCACGTCACCAGGGCCGACCGTCGGCGTGGTCGGCGGTGGCCAGCTCGGCCGGATGCTGGGCGAGGCGGCCGCGCCGCTTGGCCTCGAACTGCTCGTGACCGACCCGACGCCGGACTGCCCGGCCGCGCCGGTCGTCCGCGACCAGCTCGTCGGGGATTTCGACGAGGCGGCGACCCTGCGGGAACTCGCCGAGCGCGCCGATTACCTCACCTTCGAGATCGAACTCGCCGACCCGGACGTGCTCGAACGGGTCGCCGAAGAGACAGGGACGCCGGTACATCCCGCTCCCGAGACGCTCCGGACGATTCAGGACAAGCTCGTCCAGAAGCGCCGGCTCTCGGATGCCGGCGTTCCGGTCCCCGAGTTCCGCGCTGTCGACACCGCCGACGACCTCCGCGAGGCCTGTGCGGAACTTGGCTACCCTGCGATGCTCAAGGCCCGGACCGGCGGCTACGACGGTCGCGGAAACATCCGCGTCGAGGGACCGGACGACGTCGAGGACGCTATCGACGACATCGCCGGTCCCGCGATGGTCGAGGAGATGGTCGACTTCGAGCGGGAGCTGGCGGTCATGGGCTGTCGCGGCGCGGACGAGCGGGACACGTTCCCGGTCACCGAGACGATTCACCGCGAGGAGATCCTTCGGGAGTCGGTCGCGCCGGCACGGGCATCTGACACCGTCCGTGAGCGCGCGCGTGAGGTGGCCCACAACGTGCTGGACGCCATGGACGGCCGCGGCGTATTCGGAATCGAACTGTTCGAGACGAGCCACGGGGAGATTTTGCTCAACGAAATCGCGCCCCGGCCCCACAACTCCGGCCACTGGACTATCGAGGGGTGTCATACCTCCCAGTTCGAACAACACCTGCGGGCCGTCACCGGCCAGCCGCTGGGGTCGACCGACCAGCGGTTCCCGACCGTGTCGACGAACATCCTCGGGGACGTGGCCGAGCGCCAGTCGGCAGAATTGCGGGGCGAAGGCAGTGTGCTGGAGACGCCACGGGCACACCTGCACTGGTACGGCAAGCGCGACGTGTACGCCCTCCGGAAGATGGGCCACGTAACAGTGACGGCCGACGACCGCGACGGCCTGCTCGCCGACGCCCGCGACCTCCGCGACGGACTGACCTTCGAGTGA
- a CDS encoding plastocyanin/azurin family copper-binding protein, which produces MRWLNTSKQGHSVTAYEDEIPDEADYFASGGFDTEQAARDNWGSSSGGTMYEGQDFTHTFDTLGEHPYFCIPHERAGMVGTVVVTENPETATTGE; this is translated from the coding sequence GTGCGGTGGCTCAACACGAGCAAACAGGGCCACTCGGTCACGGCCTACGAAGACGAAATTCCGGATGAGGCCGACTACTTCGCCTCCGGCGGCTTCGACACTGAACAGGCCGCCCGCGACAACTGGGGAAGTTCTTCCGGCGGGACGATGTACGAGGGCCAGGATTTCACCCACACCTTCGATACCCTCGGCGAGCATCCCTACTTCTGTATTCCACACGAACGCGCCGGGATGGTCGGCACCGTCGTTGTAACCGAAAACCCAGAAACTGCGACGACCGGCGAGTAG
- a CDS encoding 30S ribosomal protein S3ae, translating to MSERSVSKRTEQKRWYTVQAPEQFDREVLGKTPADEPDKVLGRTIETTLGELTNDASENNTKLTFKINEVASDSAYTEFIRHELTRDYLRSLVRRGSSKVEAYITVLTTDDYRVQVQPVAVTTKKADASQEKAIRRTMIDLVRETAEDRTFEELVDSVVEGRLSSAIYGEAKDIYPLRRVEIKKTTLEARPEEVAAEEETAVDVDEEDVDVEA from the coding sequence ATGAGTGAACGAAGCGTTTCCAAGCGCACAGAACAGAAACGGTGGTACACCGTGCAGGCTCCCGAGCAGTTCGACCGGGAGGTTCTCGGTAAGACACCGGCAGACGAACCGGACAAGGTGCTCGGACGCACCATCGAAACAACGCTCGGCGAACTGACCAACGACGCCAGCGAGAACAACACCAAGCTGACCTTCAAGATCAACGAGGTCGCCTCGGACTCGGCGTACACGGAGTTCATCCGCCACGAACTCACGCGGGACTATCTCCGCTCGCTCGTCCGCCGCGGCTCCTCGAAGGTCGAGGCCTACATCACCGTGCTGACCACAGACGACTACCGCGTCCAGGTCCAGCCAGTCGCCGTGACGACGAAGAAGGCCGACGCCTCGCAGGAGAAGGCCATCCGCCGAACGATGATCGACCTCGTTCGCGAGACGGCCGAAGACCGCACCTTCGAGGAACTCGTCGACAGCGTCGTCGAAGGGCGTCTCTCCTCGGCCATCTACGGCGAGGCCAAGGACATCTACCCGCTCCGACGCGTCGAAATCAAGAAGACAACGCTCGAAGCGCGGCCCGAAGAAGTCGCCGCAGAAGAGGAGACGGCCGTCGACGTGGACGAAGAAGACGTCGACGTCGAAGCCTAA
- a CDS encoding KEOPS complex subunit Pcc1 — MRRAEIRTTHDSPERVARAVRPDNTDEMTTRVEGDAVVTTVERDSTGGLQATVDDYVVNIRVAAQLADQHTQSNHE; from the coding sequence ATGAGACGGGCCGAGATTCGCACGACACACGACTCGCCCGAGCGCGTCGCACGCGCGGTGCGGCCGGACAACACCGACGAGATGACCACGCGCGTCGAGGGCGACGCCGTGGTCACGACCGTCGAGCGCGATTCGACCGGCGGCCTGCAGGCGACCGTCGACGACTACGTCGTCAACATCCGGGTTGCAGCACAGCTCGCAGACCAACACACACAATCCAACCATGAGTGA
- a CDS encoding 30S ribosomal protein S15: MARMHTRRRGSSDSDKPAADEPPEWSDVDEDAIEARVVELAEQGHSPSEIGLKLRDEGVQGTPIPDVSLATGKKVTEILEENEAEPDLPEDLRNLLERAVRLRDHMDENPGDYQNKRALQNTQSKIRRLVDYYRGDEVDEDFTYSYDNAVEALGLE, from the coding sequence ATGGCACGAATGCACACACGCCGCCGCGGCTCGTCCGACTCGGACAAACCGGCGGCAGACGAACCCCCGGAGTGGAGCGACGTAGACGAAGACGCCATCGAAGCGCGCGTCGTCGAGCTCGCCGAACAGGGCCACTCGCCCAGCGAAATCGGCCTGAAGCTGCGCGACGAGGGCGTTCAGGGCACGCCGATTCCTGACGTCTCGCTCGCGACCGGCAAGAAAGTCACCGAAATCCTCGAGGAGAACGAGGCCGAGCCGGACCTGCCGGAGGACCTCCGGAACCTGCTCGAACGGGCCGTCCGCCTGCGCGACCACATGGACGAGAACCCCGGCGACTACCAGAACAAGCGTGCGCTCCAGAACACGCAGTCGAAGATTCGCCGCCTCGTCGACTACTACCGCGGCGACGAGGTCGACGAGGACTTCACCTACAGCTACGACAACGCCGTCGAAGCTCTGGGTCTCGAATAG
- a CDS encoding DUF7289 family protein, with product MGSAGLSLGTRGQSAPLGLALVFAVMIVSTTAVVALGADAITSTQTQLDVERTEKSLTELNSKTALVALGQTDVQQVTLPASGSSTYHVDESAGWMNVSYRNTTSGNRTTVVNESMGEVAYRGTGATRLAYQGGGVWRSAGDGRSVMVSPPEFHYRDATLTLPLVTVSGSGALRDSASISHNASKQYWPNKSAGAVNPLESGKVEVRVQSEYYRAWGQYFETRTDGSVDYNHSSNIVTLELLVPATNPPVQGGIVAGTPGTSMTIKNNAEADSYNSSVGPYSGFPDNSNSRIISAGDVDVENNAIIEGDLESGGDVQISNNGEIRGNLSYGGTASGGGYPSGVSGWSAQNASVTAPDSVERLIDTRRSSISSSNDNADPSVDVDNSSNTLANCASTCELTAGDYYLSEITLNDGENARIDTSGGDVNIVVNGTITIQNNQQIAVVGGNRVNVYVEGDYYQRNGALVTVEDDKAPNFWVYTNPDADVEFDNNAEFTGVIYGPNGPDNDGADITLDQNAHVYGGVVGDVTFVSNNYGIHYDEALQRTETTTIPQAIPSVTYVHISTNDVTITSD from the coding sequence ATGGGTAGCGCTGGGCTGAGCCTCGGGACTCGCGGCCAGAGTGCTCCGCTCGGATTAGCGCTTGTTTTTGCGGTGATGATTGTGTCGACGACGGCGGTCGTCGCGCTGGGTGCGGACGCGATTACGAGCACACAAACGCAACTCGACGTGGAGCGAACCGAAAAGTCGCTGACGGAACTCAATTCTAAAACCGCGCTCGTAGCACTGGGGCAGACGGATGTCCAGCAAGTCACTCTTCCCGCGAGCGGTTCGAGTACCTATCACGTCGACGAGAGCGCCGGGTGGATGAACGTCTCCTATCGGAACACAACGTCCGGGAACCGAACGACCGTAGTCAACGAGTCGATGGGCGAAGTGGCCTACCGCGGCACCGGTGCGACGCGACTTGCGTATCAGGGAGGTGGCGTCTGGCGGTCGGCCGGCGACGGTCGATCGGTGATGGTGTCCCCACCCGAGTTCCACTACCGGGACGCGACGCTGACGCTCCCGCTTGTGACGGTGAGTGGCTCCGGGGCACTCAGAGACAGCGCGTCTATCTCACATAACGCCTCGAAACAATACTGGCCCAACAAATCGGCGGGGGCAGTGAACCCGCTCGAGTCGGGCAAAGTCGAGGTGAGAGTACAGAGTGAGTACTACCGGGCATGGGGACAGTATTTCGAGACGCGAACCGACGGCTCGGTCGATTACAACCACAGCAGTAACATCGTCACGCTCGAGTTGCTCGTCCCTGCGACCAATCCGCCAGTACAGGGCGGGATCGTCGCTGGGACACCTGGGACATCAATGACAATCAAGAATAATGCCGAGGCAGATAGCTACAACTCCTCAGTGGGCCCGTACAGTGGGTTCCCCGACAACTCGAATTCGCGAATCATCTCTGCTGGCGATGTTGATGTGGAGAACAATGCCATCATCGAAGGAGACCTCGAGTCCGGTGGCGACGTACAGATAAGTAATAACGGGGAGATCCGTGGAAACCTTTCCTACGGGGGGACAGCTAGCGGTGGCGGTTACCCCAGCGGTGTCAGTGGCTGGAGCGCACAGAACGCCTCAGTCACCGCACCCGACTCTGTTGAGCGCCTCATCGATACACGTCGGTCGAGTATCTCGTCGTCGAACGACAACGCCGACCCGAGTGTCGATGTCGACAATAGCTCGAACACGCTTGCGAACTGCGCGTCGACATGCGAACTCACGGCCGGTGACTACTACCTCTCGGAAATCACACTCAACGATGGCGAAAACGCTCGTATCGATACCTCCGGCGGCGATGTCAACATCGTCGTCAACGGAACAATCACGATACAGAACAACCAGCAAATTGCGGTCGTTGGCGGGAACAGAGTGAATGTCTACGTGGAGGGCGACTACTACCAACGAAACGGCGCACTCGTCACTGTCGAAGATGATAAAGCCCCGAACTTCTGGGTATATACGAACCCCGACGCAGATGTTGAGTTCGATAACAACGCCGAGTTCACCGGCGTTATCTACGGTCCCAACGGACCGGACAACGATGGGGCGGATATAACACTCGACCAGAACGCACACGTCTACGGCGGTGTTGTGGGTGATGTGACATTTGTGTCGAACAACTACGGTATCCACTACGACGAGGCACTTCAGCGGACAGAGACAACGACGATTCCGCAGGCAATCCCTTCTGTTACGTACGTCCACATCTCGACGAACGACGTTACCATCACATCCGACTGA